In the Primulina eburnea isolate SZY01 chromosome 15, ASM2296580v1, whole genome shotgun sequence genome, TCAATGATTATAGGTTACATCgtgtcattttaaaaaaattattacaagacaccaatattttttttttcattttagaaaataaaaattacacCCTTGTTTCGAAACATTGGATCCATTGAATTGATAACGAGGAATTGTGAGGCACATGCCGTGAATCATCCAATGgacaattaataaaataaacaactaatttatatttttcaaaagcACGGTCAAAGAATACACATAAAATAGCCTTCATCCAGAGATgtacaaatttgaaaatttgcacTAAGATACACCTCAACAGGATTGTTCACTGCCCCTTCCTATAGGCTATAAATAGCGCATAAAGACCAACTCCCTTCCTATCATTCCACCATGGCTAACTACTCCGAAGCTCACATCTGCCAGTGCTTGAGCCGCCTGGCCACCGCCCGCCGGGAATCTGTCGTAACGATCGATGGGGACCGGCGGAAAACAGGAATACAGTTCGTGGAGGGAGTTGTTGGGTTGGCCAATGGGCTTCTACAACTCGGGGTCGTACCGGGCGATGTGGTATCCATTTCTGCTCTCAACAGGTTATTAGATATACCTTTCAACTCGTGGAGACGAATTGGACATCGGCATGGTTTATGTTATCATGCATGTTTGCGAAATATTGCATTGGATACAGCGTTTCATTGTTTTATGTGTAACCTGAAGCATGCTTAGATGTGCAGGATCAATCAGTTTTACGATTATCTCGGGTGATTTAGTCGATTTATGATACGTGTTGAATCAAGTTTTGAGGATATATGTATATAGGACTGTATGGACCTGGAATTGTGAAATTTAACTGAATATACTATGTTTGGTATTTCAGTGATTTGTATCTGGAATGGATCCTTGCTATCACTTACATTGGAGGAATTGTTGCTCCACTCAATTACAGATGGGTTAGTAACGAATCAATATTCGATTTCATATTTCCGAGTGCAATCAAATGACGTTCGAAGTTTTCTTATAATGGAACTGAGACAAATAAAGAATTAAAGTGCagtaattatatatatgtatatatattgctAACCTCCAAGAATCTGCAGGGGTTGGAGGAAGCAAAATCAGCAATGGACGTGGCGAAACCGGTGTTACTGGTGACGGATTCGAGCCGTGGTTTCTGGCATTCCAAATTCAGCATAGATAACGTGCCATCTTTGAGATGGCATGTGTTGATGGGCATGGATGTTAAGCCCATTAACACTGAAACCAGTACGATCATATTTATATCGAAATTTAGATTAATCTTTTGGAAGCATATATCTCTGTACATGTGTTCACATGCCTGCCCGAAAACTTGCAGTTTTTGCAGCTGAATTGATGAAAGAGCCTGTTGGAAAATCTGTTAATCTAGACTATGTTTGGGCACCTGAAAGAGCTGCAGTGATTTGTTTCACCTCAGGTATAAGTTGTCTCCCTTTTCTTCATCTTTAAGTTTTGATTTTAGGCTCGAAGTTGAAAAATGCGAACAAGTTTCGAGCATTTGGTAAATCGAAGACTTCTTAACTCAGATCATCGTTTTGTTTTTCTTGTTTCCCATAGGAACCACGGGACGGCCAAAAGGAGCTACCATAACTCATTCAGCTTTAGTTGTGCAATCCCTTGCGAAAATAGCGATAGTTCGCTACGACGATAATGATGTACGGTTTTTCTTCACCGAATCTATGTGGGAAAGTGGTGATTTTGACAACACTGATCATCTGATTTCAAAATGAAACTCTTGCAGATTTATTTGCACACCGGTCCGTTATGCCACATAGGAGGAATATCGTCGGCCATGGCAGTGTTAATGGCCGGAGGTTGCCATGTTATGATGCCGAAATTCGAAGCTCGCTTAGCATGTGAAGCCATCAGGGAACACAGCGTGACTTCTTTGATCACCGTGCCTACGATGATGGCTgatttaatcaccattaatAGGTAAAACAATGATATATTTGTTATGGCGtgcgcacacacacacatatatatatatatatattctgtcTGCCTTCATGTTTCTGCTTAAACTCTGTTATCTCATCAGACCGTAACTCTTTCAGGGCACAACAACCCTCTGGAAGTTTTGAATCCGTGACGAAGATCTTGAATGGTGGCGGTGGTTTGTCTCCTCTGCTTTTCCAAGATGCTACCAAAATTTTCCCAAGAGCCACGATTCTCTCAGCTTACGGTGTGTTCTTCACGCCCCACTTCGTTTCATCGACGTGATTTAAACATTCTCAACATGTTCGTTCTCAGTTTCtttgttttgaattttctttgTAGGAATGACGGAGGCATGTTCCTCACTAACTTTCATGACTCTTAAAGATCCAACACAAGATCGGAGGAGCCATCACCAGAAGCAAAATGATGTAACAAACTCCAACTTAAGTGCTCAAGGAGGTGTCTGTGTAGGCAAGCCTGCCCCACATATCGAGATTAAAGTACACGCGGAGGGGCCTTCGAGTCCGGGGAGAATATTCATGAGGGGTCCGCACGCAATGCTCCGTTACTGGGGTCAATCCATGCATTCGAATCCTTTCCACCAAGGTTGGATCGATACAGGAGATATAGGGCAgttggatgatcgtggtaatcTTTGGCTGTTCGGACGCGAAAAGGATAAGATCAAGACCGGAGGGGAGAACATTTATCCCGAAGAGGTCACAACTCGATCCTTTCTTAAATGTAAGTTCTCGAGCTCGTTCCAAATAAATTCGAATCCTGATAAAATTTGTTTGCATAAAATAGGTGGAATCTGTCATATCCCTACATCCAGGAGTCTCCAAGATCGTCGTTGTGGGCGTCCCGGATGCCAGATTAACCGAGATGGTAATAGGCTGTGTTCAATTGAAACAAGGCTGGAGATGGTCTGATGGTAACTCGGCGGAAGTCGGAGCCCAAGTTTTGTCAGGCGAGAGGCTCAGGCAATATTGTAAAGACAAGAATTTGACAGGGTATAATTTCTTCTATCCATTTGCTCTTGATTATTACATCACAAATGTAAATATCCAGATTTATGACGGAGTCGTATAAATTTCGTGCAGATTTAAAATTCCAAAAAGATTTGTTTTATGGAGGACTGAGTTCCCATTAACGACAACCGGGAAATTAAGGAGAGACCAAGTCAGAGCACAACTCATATCTCAAACACAGTTTTTGTCCAGCAAACTCTGATTGTTCGTCGCCTTTCAATTCGAAAATTCACGATTTGTAATCGCAAACTCGATGTTCTTTGGCATCATAAAGAAGATAATAATGGTatttaagttttattttttgttagCATATAGAtgaatgtattttatttttgaaaattatttatatattttggtGGGTTTCAATAAACCCTATACTTAAAATTTAGTCATGACCTTTttgttatataatataaaataactaaaatattCCTAAATATGAGGGGTATAAAAAAATTTGgttaaattttttattcaaaattattattaattatggGGTGGTAAAACTTTTAATTTAACGGGTTGAGGACAAGCAAATTAAAAATTGAGAATAAATTAAGGTCTTCTATTATTTTATGTCATTGTTATAAACTACATTATATATAGTCTACTGATTAAATTCACATTTGAGCTATTATTTTAACTCTATTTATTGATAtagattaaatattaaaattaattaacatAAGATATTTTTGTAAAGAATATTTAAATgataaatttgataataacaTTTCATTTTAAGATATTAAGACTCTATATTTCTTTCAATTAGATATTATGATTaatagaaattgttgaaaaataatatttaaaatgtgtgtattgaatatttgaatgttgaaaataagagttgtaaatattgaaaattagtgtgtgatgatgtaggtaatgatgtattttatttttggattatttgtaaagatttcctataaatagatctctcatttgtgaagaaaatcacaattgagtagagagaaaaatattataaagtgtgtatttggtaaattttgagagtttgagatttttactttttaccataaattttactttttcacaacacgttattaGCACGAACCCCTAAAAGTCTttcatacttttccaagctccaaacagaagaaaaaggtaacaaaagtaatagtATTTATTtttctgttatttatttattgtatatatatatttaatatataatataatgttattattagaaataataaaaataaatttttcaaaaacttgttataaatcctgggaggatgttaagacgacatcccacactcccggtaagggatacgacaagtatacaAGCATATAaggttttttaaacaaaataacttatgacacctcattataataatgtgatatgatatacataattatttaaacatgactaatattatatacaccatattattaacataaaattatacaaatacatacatttattttttgtacaccaacgttcataaacggtaacaaaacggctagtttttgtccc is a window encoding:
- the LOC140815199 gene encoding 2-succinylbenzoate--CoA ligase, chloroplastic/peroxisomal-like, with product MANYSEAHICQCLSRLATARRESVVTIDGDRRKTGIQFVEGVVGLANGLLQLGVVPGDVVSISALNSDLYLEWILAITYIGGIVAPLNYRWGLEEAKSAMDVAKPVLLVTDSSRGFWHSKFSIDNVPSLRWHVLMGMDVKPINTETIFAAELMKEPVGKSVNLDYVWAPERAAVICFTSGTTGRPKGATITHSALVVQSLAKIAIVRYDDNDIYLHTGPLCHIGGISSAMAVLMAGGCHVMMPKFEARLACEAIREHSVTSLITVPTMMADLITINRAQQPSGSFESVTKILNGGGGLSPLLFQDATKIFPRATILSAYGMTEACSSLTFMTLKDPTQDRRSHHQKQNDVTNSNLSAQGGVCVGKPAPHIEIKVHAEGPSSPGRIFMRGPHAMLRYWGQSMHSNPFHQGWIDTGDIGQLDDRGNLWLFGREKDKIKTGGENIYPEEVESVISLHPGVSKIVVVGVPDARLTEMVIGCVQLKQGWRWSDGNSAEVGAQVLSGERLRQYCKDKNLTGFKIPKRFVLWRTEFPLTTTGKLRRDQVRAQLISQTQFLSSKL